The Acidobacteriota bacterium genome includes a window with the following:
- the aspS gene encoding aspartate--tRNA ligase codes for MGSLHRSHRCGEIRPSDVGKRVTVMGWVDRTRDLGNLIFVDLRDREGTVQVVASAEDRSVLDKAKELRSEDVAAVVGNVIDREEETVNDQIPTGTVEVRAEEIRLLSASRTPPFPISEEQGTSEETRLRYRYLDLRRPRMQANVRLRHEICLETRKLMDSQGFLEIETPFLTKSTPEGARDYLVPSRVHRGQFYALPQSPQLFKQLLMVSGFDRYFQIVRCFRDEDLRADRQPEFTQIDIEMSFVQPEDIFRLVESVLQRIFKVAGYDLTVPFPRLSYGEAMSRYGTDRPDTRFGLELRDVGNAFAESGFQIFRRILGEGGCIRGIRVPGKADYTRRETDELTRFVTELGTGGLAWIKSTAGGFRSSLPKSVGAPVLRFAAEMGELEAGDILLMVAGTESQVNNTLSVLRLHLAKQENLIPDNRQDCLWVYDFPLLQWSEEDSRFLACHHPFTSPKEEDLHLLDTAPERVRAKAYDVVLNGTEIGGGSIRIHSQELQARVFEALRIGPEEMQSKFGFLLDALRFGVPPHGGIALGLDRIVMILAGEQSIRDVICFPKTARAMDLMSGSPSGVSLRQQRELHLRLT; via the coding sequence ATGGGGAGTCTCCACCGGAGCCACCGCTGTGGAGAGATACGGCCAAGTGATGTGGGCAAACGTGTGACCGTCATGGGGTGGGTAGACCGGACCCGGGACCTGGGAAACCTGATCTTCGTGGATCTCAGAGATCGGGAAGGGACGGTCCAGGTCGTGGCAAGCGCGGAGGACCGGTCAGTTCTCGACAAGGCGAAAGAGCTTCGGTCCGAGGATGTCGCCGCGGTCGTGGGTAACGTGATCGATCGCGAAGAAGAGACGGTCAATGACCAGATTCCTACGGGCACGGTTGAAGTTCGGGCGGAAGAAATCCGGCTTCTGAGCGCCTCCAGGACCCCGCCTTTTCCCATTTCCGAGGAACAGGGGACTTCGGAAGAGACCCGGCTGCGTTACCGCTATCTGGACTTGCGCCGGCCACGGATGCAGGCCAATGTGCGGCTGCGTCACGAAATCTGCCTGGAAACCCGCAAACTCATGGACAGTCAGGGATTCCTGGAAATCGAGACGCCCTTCCTGACCAAATCCACCCCGGAGGGCGCTCGGGACTACCTGGTTCCCAGCCGTGTTCACCGGGGGCAATTCTACGCCCTGCCCCAGTCGCCTCAGTTGTTCAAGCAGCTCCTGATGGTCTCCGGCTTCGATCGGTATTTCCAGATCGTCCGTTGCTTTCGTGACGAGGATCTCCGAGCGGACCGGCAACCCGAGTTCACACAGATCGACATCGAGATGTCCTTCGTTCAACCTGAAGATATCTTCCGGCTCGTGGAGTCCGTGCTCCAACGGATCTTCAAGGTTGCCGGTTACGATCTGACAGTTCCCTTCCCCAGGCTCAGTTACGGGGAGGCCATGTCCCGGTACGGAACGGATCGGCCCGATACCCGGTTCGGATTGGAATTGCGCGACGTGGGGAACGCGTTTGCGGAGAGCGGATTCCAGATTTTCCGCCGAATCCTGGGGGAAGGAGGGTGCATTCGGGGAATCCGGGTTCCCGGAAAGGCCGATTACACCCGCCGGGAGACCGATGAATTGACCCGGTTTGTCACCGAGCTCGGAACCGGTGGTCTGGCGTGGATCAAGTCCACGGCAGGTGGCTTCAGAAGTTCCTTGCCCAAAAGCGTCGGAGCACCGGTGCTTCGGTTCGCGGCGGAAATGGGTGAACTTGAAGCCGGCGACATCCTGCTGATGGTGGCTGGAACCGAATCGCAGGTGAACAATACCCTGTCCGTGCTGAGGCTCCATCTGGCAAAACAGGAAAACCTGATCCCCGACAATCGGCAGGACTGTCTGTGGGTCTACGATTTCCCGCTCCTGCAGTGGAGCGAAGAGGACTCCCGTTTTCTGGCTTGTCACCATCCGTTCACCTCGCCGAAGGAGGAGGATCTGCACCTGTTGGACACCGCGCCGGAACGGGTCCGTGCCAAGGCGTACGATGTTGTTCTGAATGGCACCGAGATCGGCGGCGGATCCATTCGTATCCATAGCCAGGAGTTGCAGGCGCGGGTCTTCGAGGCATTGCGGATCGGCCCGGAGGAAATGCAATCCAAGTTCGGATTCCTCCTGGATGCGCTCCGTTTTGGCGTGCCCCCGCATGGCGGTATTGCTCTGGGCCTGGACAGAATCGTGATGATTCTGGCGGGCGAACAGTCCATCCGCGATGTGATCTGCTTTCCCAAGACCGCGAGAGCAATGGATCTCATGTCGGGCTCGCCGTCGGGCGTCAGCCTGCGCCAGCAACGGGAACTCCATTTGCGCCTGACCTGA
- the hisS gene encoding histidine--tRNA ligase produces MNVRSVRGTHDILPGSVELWQEIEEKTRLLFRRYGYGEIRTPVLEETNLFCRSLGQETDIVQKEMYTIPARRGRGISLRPEGTAPVVRSYLENHLNRGSSLTKLYYVGPMFRRERPQKGRYRQFHQIGAEVLGSDHPGIEAEVMEMLHVLLDDLGVRGVRLLVNSVGCSSCRPAYVRVLQERLLAESDLCAECQTRSRRNPLRVLDCKRPSCSPTIENLPSILDHLCGKCREHFRRFRDLLDLIGIPYAVTPRLVRGLDYYVRTTFEMVTDRLGPTQNALLGGGRYDGLSELLEGPPAKGFGFGLGLERLVLLLSRKNELAAGYRSPRPEIFLAYLNEASLQKAFILARDLRREGVFAYVDFGGRSLRAQMRLANRLGAQFACVIGDDEIRTGLYSIKRMSDGAQTRLQQGGIPRHVRSA; encoded by the coding sequence ATGAACGTTCGCTCAGTTCGGGGAACCCACGACATTCTCCCCGGTAGCGTGGAGTTGTGGCAGGAGATCGAAGAAAAGACTCGCCTGCTGTTTCGGCGCTACGGCTACGGCGAGATCCGGACCCCGGTTTTGGAGGAAACCAATCTGTTCTGCCGCAGTCTCGGACAGGAGACGGACATCGTACAGAAGGAAATGTACACGATACCGGCGCGACGGGGCCGTGGCATCAGCCTCCGGCCCGAGGGGACCGCGCCCGTGGTTCGATCCTATTTGGAAAATCATCTGAATCGGGGGAGCAGTCTGACGAAGCTCTACTATGTCGGACCCATGTTTCGCAGGGAGAGACCTCAAAAAGGCCGCTATCGCCAGTTTCATCAGATCGGGGCCGAGGTTCTGGGTTCGGATCATCCGGGCATCGAAGCGGAAGTGATGGAGATGCTCCATGTCTTGCTGGACGACCTTGGAGTTCGGGGAGTCCGGCTATTGGTGAATTCCGTGGGCTGTTCGTCCTGCCGGCCGGCCTACGTTCGCGTCCTCCAAGAAAGGTTGCTGGCCGAATCGGATCTTTGTGCAGAATGTCAGACGCGGTCCCGGCGGAATCCCCTTCGCGTTCTCGACTGCAAGCGGCCGTCGTGTTCTCCCACCATCGAAAATCTGCCATCGATCCTTGACCACCTGTGCGGGAAGTGCCGGGAACACTTCCGGCGCTTTCGGGACCTCCTGGATCTCATCGGGATTCCGTACGCGGTGACGCCTCGATTGGTTCGAGGCCTGGATTACTATGTGCGGACCACGTTCGAGATGGTGACGGATCGTTTGGGCCCGACGCAGAACGCGTTGCTGGGAGGGGGCCGCTACGATGGACTGTCGGAGCTCCTGGAGGGTCCACCGGCGAAGGGGTTCGGCTTTGGCCTGGGTCTGGAGCGTCTGGTGCTCCTCCTTTCGCGGAAAAATGAATTGGCTGCAGGCTATCGTTCCCCCCGGCCTGAGATCTTTCTCGCCTATCTGAATGAGGCGTCGTTGCAAAAGGCGTTCATTCTGGCTCGAGATCTTCGTCGAGAAGGGGTTTTCGCCTACGTGGACTTCGGCGGACGCAGCCTACGGGCCCAGATGCGCCTGGCCAATCGGCTCGGGGCGCAGTTCGCCTGCGTCATCGGAGACGACGAGATTCGCACCGGGCTTTACTCCATCAAGAGAATGTCTGACGGCGCCCAGACTCGATTGCAGCAGGGAGGCATCCCCCGACACGTAAGATCGGCGTGA
- a CDS encoding acetyl-CoA carboxylase carboxyltransferase subunit alpha has product MTIEKARKVVSLRGPMEERSRFQAQEQTRQPDEHRTSPASPGKAWDRVQISRHQDRPYTLDCFDRLFDSFREIHGDRKFADDRAIVGGMASFKGAPVMVLGHQKGRNTKERLERNYGMPKPEGYRKALRLMKLAEKFGRPVLTFIDTPGAYPGLGAEKRGQAEAIAYNLRSMAGLRVPVIATVLGEGGSGGALAVGLADRILMLENSIYSVISPESCSAILWKDQNHVREAAQSLKLTAPDLKRFGIVDEIVAEPPGGAHNDWDQTTSELSRALSRHLEEVSALDPQDRIDSRHEKFRKIGEYASRV; this is encoded by the coding sequence ATGACCATTGAGAAGGCACGAAAAGTCGTTTCACTCAGAGGTCCGATGGAAGAGCGTTCGCGATTCCAGGCTCAGGAACAGACTCGTCAGCCGGATGAGCACCGGACCAGTCCGGCGTCCCCTGGGAAAGCGTGGGACAGAGTGCAGATCTCCCGGCACCAGGATCGACCCTACACCCTCGATTGCTTCGACCGTCTGTTCGATTCGTTCCGGGAGATCCACGGCGACCGCAAGTTTGCTGACGACCGGGCGATCGTGGGCGGAATGGCCAGTTTCAAGGGCGCTCCCGTCATGGTCTTGGGCCACCAGAAGGGGCGTAATACCAAGGAGCGCCTGGAGCGCAATTACGGGATGCCGAAGCCTGAGGGATACCGCAAGGCGTTGCGTTTGATGAAGCTGGCCGAGAAGTTTGGGCGTCCCGTTCTCACTTTTATCGACACTCCTGGCGCCTATCCGGGGCTGGGAGCCGAGAAGCGGGGACAGGCGGAAGCGATCGCCTACAACCTGCGTTCCATGGCCGGACTTCGGGTCCCCGTCATCGCGACCGTTCTGGGAGAAGGTGGCAGCGGAGGCGCCTTGGCGGTGGGTCTGGCCGATCGGATCCTCATGCTGGAGAATTCCATCTACTCCGTCATTTCTCCGGAGAGCTGCTCCGCCATCTTGTGGAAGGACCAGAATCATGTTCGCGAGGCCGCCCAGAGCTTGAAGCTCACTGCTCCGGATCTGAAGCGGTTCGGAATCGTCGATGAAATCGTGGCGGAGCCTCCGGGAGGCGCCCACAACGATTGGGACCAGACGACGAGCGAACTGTCCCGGGCGCTTTCCCGCCACCTGGAAGAGGTTTCCGCTCTGGATCCCCAGGATCGCATCGATTCTCGTCATGAGAAGTTCCGGAAAATCGGAGAGTACGCGAGCCGGGTATGA
- the dnaE gene encoding DNA polymerase III subunit alpha yields the protein MGQAEFVHLHVHSHFSLLDGANKIDALFRRASELKMPAIALTDHGNLFGAIQFHDAGVDAGVKPIIGCEVYVAREGRTVKSGRSDGSNHLVLLARNQKGYRNLVKLVSLGYLEGFYYRPRIDRELLEQHSEGLIGLSACLKGSVAWNLHQDRYQEARKEAGELSEIFGKDHFYLEMQDHGIEAQKSVNSGILSLAKELDLPLVATNDCHYLSQDDSFPHDVLLCIQTGKTVQDTNRLSYRTDQFFLKTPEQMAQLFGHVPGALSNTLAVAEQCEFRLQDGGSVFPEFEVPAGNTLDSYFESVVREGFSRRLETLKKQPGSDGPAHPVQEYSQRLDQEIAMIQKMNFSGYFLIVWDFMRYAREQGIAVGPGRGSAAGSLVSYAMQITDVDPLQYGLLFERFLNPERVTPPDIDIDFCMHRRNQVIDYVTGKYGRDNVSQIITFGTMAARGAIRDVGRGLNIPYGEVDRIARLVPSGPDVTLKKALKTVKELRDLTAGDERYQQLMTVAQRLEGLARHASTHAAGIVIAPRPLIDLIPLYKSSKDEITTQYTMNDLERLGLLKMDFLALTTLTLIEQTLEQIREQSNPKIDLDQIDLQDEETFRLFSEGRTTGIFQFESRGMREILKRLQPSRFEDLIAMNALYRPGPIQGGMIDDFVDRRHGKVRIRYEVPELEEILRETYGVIVYQEQVMQIASVLAGFSLGEADLLRRAMGKKKKKVMRGQKKKFLAGCRERGVDPKKAQKIYDLIEQFAGYGFNKSHSTAYAILAYQTAWLKSHYPVQFMAALLTSEISNTDKMVQYLNECRDVGIRILPPNINSGTLHFSARGESIEFGLAAIRNVGEAAIRSILSCRDDVESFTSFSHFLEYVDLRTLNKRVLEALIKSGAFDCLSPTRRGLLENLDRAIERGQKAQKDRLSGQLNLFQSPTGTEAAPAPGNESGQEWPDDLKWRHEKEALGHYVTGHPLKGYQAELARFSDIRTNEVSEETAGRELSIGGLISEVKRLTTRKGDAMATFVLEDLAGSVEVLVWPKGYRKFQSLLESAPPVLLRGRCEADARGKVRILCSDLVPLDSLWNGAVQSARITIPLPSLDNDKVSGLHDLVIRHPGKCPLRFELVEQEAYRIRLIPEEELAVNPIPSFVTAVEDLFGKSSVTLYTRA from the coding sequence ATGGGCCAAGCCGAATTTGTCCATCTTCACGTTCACAGCCACTTCAGCCTGCTTGACGGCGCCAACAAGATCGACGCCCTCTTCCGGAGAGCGTCCGAATTGAAGATGCCGGCCATCGCCTTGACGGATCACGGCAACCTGTTCGGAGCCATCCAATTCCACGACGCGGGAGTCGATGCCGGGGTCAAACCCATTATCGGCTGCGAGGTGTATGTGGCCCGCGAAGGACGAACGGTCAAATCGGGCCGGTCGGATGGGAGCAACCACCTGGTTCTCCTGGCACGAAATCAAAAGGGCTATCGGAACCTGGTCAAACTCGTCTCACTGGGTTATCTGGAGGGATTCTACTATCGGCCGCGCATCGACCGTGAACTGCTGGAGCAGCACAGCGAAGGATTGATTGGGCTGTCGGCCTGTCTCAAGGGGAGCGTGGCCTGGAATCTGCACCAGGATCGCTACCAGGAGGCGCGCAAAGAGGCGGGCGAGCTCTCCGAGATCTTCGGCAAGGACCATTTTTACCTGGAAATGCAGGACCACGGCATTGAGGCGCAGAAGTCGGTCAATTCCGGAATCCTGAGTTTGGCCAAGGAGTTGGATCTCCCGCTGGTGGCGACCAACGATTGCCACTACCTCTCCCAGGACGACTCGTTTCCCCATGATGTTCTGCTATGCATCCAGACCGGAAAGACGGTCCAGGACACCAACCGGCTGAGCTACCGGACCGATCAATTTTTCTTGAAGACCCCGGAGCAGATGGCCCAACTCTTCGGCCACGTCCCCGGCGCGCTTTCCAATACCCTTGCTGTCGCCGAGCAGTGTGAATTCCGTTTGCAAGATGGTGGATCGGTGTTTCCGGAGTTCGAAGTTCCGGCGGGAAATACGTTGGATTCCTACTTCGAGTCCGTGGTCAGGGAGGGTTTCTCCCGGCGGTTGGAGACCTTGAAAAAGCAGCCGGGCTCGGACGGGCCGGCCCATCCGGTCCAGGAGTATTCCCAGCGTCTGGATCAGGAAATCGCCATGATTCAGAAAATGAATTTTTCCGGATATTTCCTGATCGTCTGGGATTTCATGAGATACGCGCGGGAACAAGGGATCGCCGTGGGTCCCGGACGGGGGTCCGCTGCCGGCAGTCTGGTCTCCTATGCCATGCAGATCACCGATGTGGACCCGCTCCAGTATGGTCTGCTCTTTGAACGTTTCCTGAATCCGGAACGTGTCACTCCACCCGACATCGATATCGACTTCTGCATGCATCGCCGGAACCAGGTCATCGACTACGTGACCGGGAAGTATGGCCGTGACAACGTCAGTCAGATCATCACCTTCGGAACCATGGCTGCCCGGGGAGCGATTCGGGACGTTGGACGCGGCCTGAACATTCCCTACGGAGAGGTTGACCGCATCGCCCGCCTGGTCCCCTCGGGTCCTGATGTCACCTTGAAAAAGGCTCTGAAGACGGTCAAGGAGCTCCGGGACCTCACTGCCGGCGATGAGCGTTACCAGCAACTCATGACCGTGGCACAGCGCCTGGAGGGACTGGCCCGGCATGCCTCCACTCACGCCGCAGGCATCGTCATTGCCCCGAGACCGCTGATCGATCTCATCCCCCTGTACAAGTCCAGCAAGGATGAAATCACGACCCAATACACCATGAACGACCTTGAGCGGCTGGGGCTGCTCAAGATGGATTTCCTGGCGCTGACCACACTGACGCTCATCGAACAGACCTTGGAGCAGATTCGAGAGCAGTCGAACCCGAAGATCGATCTGGATCAAATCGATCTCCAGGATGAAGAAACTTTCCGGCTCTTCAGCGAAGGCCGAACCACCGGCATCTTCCAGTTTGAGTCGCGGGGGATGAGGGAAATCCTGAAACGGCTCCAGCCCAGCCGTTTCGAGGACCTCATCGCCATGAACGCCCTCTATCGCCCCGGACCCATCCAGGGGGGAATGATCGACGATTTCGTGGACCGCCGGCACGGCAAGGTCCGAATTCGGTATGAAGTGCCCGAACTGGAGGAGATCCTGCGGGAGACCTACGGGGTCATCGTCTATCAGGAACAGGTCATGCAGATTGCCAGTGTACTGGCTGGTTTCTCTTTGGGTGAAGCCGACCTGCTCCGCCGGGCCATGGGAAAAAAGAAGAAGAAGGTCATGCGGGGCCAGAAGAAGAAATTCCTGGCGGGTTGCCGGGAACGGGGCGTCGACCCGAAGAAGGCCCAGAAGATCTATGACCTGATCGAGCAGTTTGCCGGGTACGGTTTCAACAAGAGCCACTCGACCGCATATGCGATCCTGGCCTATCAGACCGCCTGGCTCAAGAGCCACTATCCGGTGCAGTTCATGGCGGCCCTGCTCACCAGCGAAATCTCCAACACCGACAAAATGGTCCAGTACCTGAACGAGTGCCGCGACGTGGGCATACGGATTCTGCCACCCAACATCAACAGTGGAACTCTCCATTTCTCAGCCCGCGGGGAGAGCATCGAGTTCGGTCTCGCCGCCATCCGCAACGTGGGCGAGGCAGCCATCCGGTCGATTCTCTCGTGTCGAGATGACGTGGAGTCCTTCACCAGTTTTTCCCACTTCCTGGAATATGTAGACCTGAGGACCCTCAACAAACGGGTCCTGGAGGCGTTGATCAAGTCCGGAGCATTCGATTGCCTGAGCCCGACTCGACGGGGATTGCTGGAGAACTTGGACCGCGCCATCGAGAGGGGGCAAAAGGCGCAGAAGGACCGGCTCAGCGGACAGTTGAATCTCTTCCAGTCGCCGACGGGAACGGAGGCGGCGCCAGCGCCCGGAAATGAATCCGGGCAAGAGTGGCCGGACGACCTGAAGTGGCGGCATGAGAAAGAGGCTCTGGGGCACTATGTGACCGGTCACCCACTCAAGGGATACCAGGCCGAGTTGGCTCGCTTCTCGGACATCCGGACGAATGAGGTTTCCGAGGAGACGGCAGGCCGGGAACTCTCGATCGGAGGCTTGATCAGCGAGGTCAAGCGTCTGACGACTCGAAAGGGAGACGCCATGGCGACCTTCGTTCTGGAGGACCTCGCAGGAAGCGTTGAAGTTCTGGTCTGGCCCAAGGGCTATCGGAAGTTCCAATCCCTTTTGGAGTCGGCTCCCCCTGTGTTGTTGCGCGGCCGCTGCGAAGCGGACGCCCGCGGCAAGGTGCGCATTCTTTGTTCCGACTTGGTCCCCTTGGACAGTCTCTGGAACGGAGCCGTCCAGTCCGCACGGATCACCATCCCATTGCCCTCCCTCGACAACGACAAGGTCAGTGGCCTCCACGACCTGGTGATCCGCCACCCTGGAAAGTGCCCCCTGAGGTTCGAGCTGGTCGAGCAGGAGGCGTACCGGATTCGACTGATCCCAGAGGAGGAGCTTGCTGTGAACCCGATTCCTTCCTTCGTCACCGCGGTGGAAGATCTTTTTGGGAAAAGCTCCGTCACCTTGTATACTCGGGCCTGA
- the guaA gene encoding glutamine-hydrolyzing GMP synthase — protein MSSREVIVILDFGSQYTQLIARRIREAQVFSEVVPYHTPFQEIESRRPTGIILSGGPRSVFEEGAPHPDPQIYSCGVPLLGICYGMQLLAHRFGGQVHPSRREYGKAQLERSRSSPLLEGLPRTMQVWMSHGDRIEAVPSGFRRVASTHSALAVMESRERRIFGVQFHPEVVHTPLGREVFSNFVELCGCKRDWTATSFIESTVEQIRDRVGSGRAVCGLSGGVDSTVAAILVHKSIRRRLTCVFVDNGLLRAGEFRQVLATVRDELQLNVVGVEARSRFLDLLAGVEEPERKRKIIGETFIRVFEEECRKLGDVRFLVQGTLYPDVIESVSVKGPSAVIKSHHNVGGLPEEMDLELVEPLRDLFKDEVRQVGRELGLPREILWRQPFPGPGLSVRILGPVTDERLALLRQADRIVDEEIRRARLYEKIWQSFAVLLPVKSVGVMGDGRTYEHVVAIRAVDSVDGMTADWVSLPREVLARISVRIVNEVRGVNRVVYDVTSKPPGTIEWE, from the coding sequence TTGAGCAGCCGGGAAGTCATCGTCATTCTCGACTTCGGGTCGCAATATACGCAGTTGATCGCCCGCCGGATTCGTGAGGCCCAAGTCTTCTCGGAGGTGGTTCCGTACCACACGCCGTTTCAGGAAATCGAGAGCCGCCGGCCCACCGGAATCATCCTCTCCGGAGGGCCCCGGTCCGTATTCGAGGAGGGTGCTCCGCATCCTGATCCTCAAATCTACTCCTGTGGCGTCCCGCTGCTCGGAATCTGCTACGGAATGCAGCTCCTGGCCCACCGGTTCGGCGGTCAGGTTCACCCCTCCCGCCGTGAATACGGAAAGGCCCAACTGGAACGGTCCCGTTCCTCGCCTCTGCTGGAGGGCCTTCCCCGGACGATGCAGGTCTGGATGAGTCACGGCGACCGGATCGAGGCGGTGCCTTCCGGGTTTCGGCGGGTGGCGTCCACGCACAGCGCTCTCGCCGTCATGGAAAGCCGGGAGCGGAGGATCTTTGGCGTCCAGTTTCACCCCGAGGTGGTTCACACGCCGCTGGGGCGGGAAGTATTTTCCAACTTTGTGGAGCTCTGCGGCTGCAAGCGTGATTGGACCGCGACCTCTTTCATCGAGAGCACCGTCGAACAGATCCGGGACCGGGTGGGATCGGGACGAGCCGTTTGCGGGTTGTCCGGTGGGGTCGACTCGACCGTAGCGGCCATCCTGGTCCACAAGAGCATCCGTCGACGTCTCACTTGTGTCTTTGTGGACAATGGCTTGTTGCGGGCAGGAGAGTTCCGGCAGGTGCTCGCTACGGTGCGGGACGAATTGCAATTGAACGTGGTGGGGGTGGAAGCGAGGTCCCGGTTCCTGGATCTTCTGGCGGGTGTGGAGGAGCCGGAGAGGAAACGGAAGATCATCGGGGAAACCTTCATTCGAGTCTTTGAAGAGGAATGCCGCAAGCTCGGGGATGTGCGCTTCCTGGTCCAGGGGACGCTCTATCCCGACGTCATCGAATCGGTCTCCGTCAAGGGTCCGTCGGCCGTGATCAAGAGTCATCACAACGTCGGGGGACTGCCGGAGGAGATGGATCTGGAGTTGGTGGAGCCGCTGCGGGATCTGTTCAAGGACGAGGTTCGCCAGGTCGGCCGGGAGTTGGGCCTGCCCCGGGAGATCCTGTGGAGACAACCCTTTCCGGGTCCCGGCCTGTCCGTCCGCATCCTGGGCCCGGTGACCGACGAGAGGTTGGCGCTGCTGCGCCAAGCGGATCGAATCGTGGATGAGGAGATTCGCCGGGCGCGTCTCTACGAGAAGATCTGGCAGTCTTTCGCCGTCCTGTTGCCGGTCAAGAGCGTCGGCGTCATGGGAGACGGGAGAACCTACGAGCACGTGGTTGCGATTCGAGCCGTCGACAGCGTCGACGGAATGACCGCGGATTGGGTCTCCCTGCCCCGGGAGGTTCTCGCCCGGATCTCCGTCCGCATCGTCAACGAAGTCAGGGGTGTCAACCGGGTGGTCTACGACGTGACCTCGAAACCGCCGGGCACCATCGAATGGGAATGA
- a CDS encoding undecaprenyl-diphosphate phosphatase, whose product MIGEQTLQGILLGILQGLTEFLPVSSSGHLILVPWLLGWQPLGLIFDIMVHVGTLLAVLVYFRHEWKQFSVLAFKRLTGRARNRNSFLMDAILLGTIPAVVAGGLLKGVIEEHLRTPAVTAFCLALFGLVLWWADRRGAKSRSLRSLTRKDGILIGLAQAVALIPGVSRAGVTLTAGLALGLNRSDAARFAFLLSAPVMALAGAAAAYELLSARSAAAAAGLADSTLLLGVSSSFVSGILCIRFFLRFLERRTLLPFVAYRFLLALVIFCTSL is encoded by the coding sequence ATGATCGGCGAGCAGACACTTCAGGGGATCCTCCTGGGCATCTTGCAGGGACTGACGGAGTTCCTGCCGGTGAGCAGCTCGGGTCACCTGATACTGGTCCCCTGGCTTCTGGGCTGGCAGCCCCTGGGACTGATCTTCGACATCATGGTCCATGTCGGTACACTCCTGGCGGTACTGGTCTATTTCCGGCACGAGTGGAAACAGTTTTCCGTACTGGCGTTCAAACGGTTGACGGGCCGGGCCCGGAACCGGAACTCCTTCCTGATGGACGCCATCCTCCTGGGGACCATTCCCGCGGTCGTGGCGGGTGGACTGTTGAAAGGCGTCATCGAGGAGCATCTCCGGACGCCCGCGGTGACCGCATTCTGCCTGGCCTTGTTCGGCCTTGTCCTCTGGTGGGCGGACCGCCGCGGCGCCAAGAGCCGGTCCCTCCGGAGCCTGACCCGGAAAGACGGCATTCTGATCGGATTGGCCCAGGCTGTGGCTCTCATTCCGGGGGTGAGCCGGGCGGGCGTCACCCTGACCGCAGGTCTCGCTCTGGGCCTGAATCGATCGGACGCCGCCCGGTTCGCCTTCCTCCTTTCCGCCCCCGTCATGGCGCTGGCAGGGGCGGCTGCCGCCTACGAACTGCTCTCCGCCCGAAGCGCGGCCGCGGCTGCCGGTCTGGCTGACTCCACGTTACTCCTTGGTGTATCATCGTCCTTCGTTAGCGGCATCCTATGTATCCGGTTTTTTCTTCGCTTTCTCGAGCGGCGTACGCTGCTGCCGTTTGTCGCCTATCGCTTCTTGCTGGCCTTGGTTATTTTCTGCACGTCCCTGTGA
- a CDS encoding MBL fold metallo-hydrolase produces MRSLTQWFVIGIFNLTWLAGGVEVVPIHHGSLILKWQDKVVYIDPWSRGDYTGQPPADLILITDIHGDHLDPEQVSRIRKDETVIVAPAAVQKSVPEAMVVSNGETIRPLGIQVEGVAMYNLKRGPEAGKLYHTRGRGNGYILTFGKERVYVSGDTECIPEMKALKDIDLAFVCMNLPYTMTPEEAAECVNSFRPKAVYPYHHRGSDVKVFERMVTAEDVEVRILDWY; encoded by the coding sequence ATGCGTAGTCTCACTCAGTGGTTTGTGATCGGCATCTTCAACCTGACCTGGCTGGCTGGCGGAGTGGAGGTGGTTCCGATCCACCATGGATCCCTCATCCTGAAATGGCAGGATAAAGTGGTCTACATCGACCCCTGGAGCCGGGGAGATTACACCGGACAACCCCCGGCGGACCTCATTCTGATCACCGATATCCACGGCGACCATTTGGATCCCGAGCAGGTCTCCCGAATCCGGAAGGACGAGACCGTCATCGTCGCCCCGGCGGCGGTGCAGAAGTCGGTACCGGAGGCCATGGTGGTGAGCAATGGCGAAACCATCCGTCCCCTCGGGATCCAGGTGGAGGGGGTCGCCATGTACAACCTGAAACGGGGTCCGGAGGCGGGAAAGCTCTACCACACCCGGGGCAGGGGAAACGGATACATCCTCACGTTCGGGAAAGAGCGAGTCTACGTCTCCGGAGATACCGAGTGCATTCCCGAAATGAAGGCGTTGAAGGACATCGATCTGGCGTTCGTCTGCATGAACCTTCCTTACACCATGACTCCCGAAGAAGCCGCCGAATGCGTCAACAGCTTCCGGCCCAAGGCCGTCTACCCCTATCACCACAGGGGATCGGACGTGAAGGTGTTCGAGCGTATGGTGACGGCCGAAGACGTCGAGGTCAGGATTCTCGACTGGTACTGA